The genomic stretch TCGAAGAACTCGCGGGCTTCTTCGGCAGCCTGCTGGGCTTTGAGACGGGCGGCGGCCAGTTTGAGCTTCTGATTGGCCGCTTCGAGGCTGGGATCCAGGGCGACGGCCTGCTGAAGAGATACTATCGCTTCCGAGAAGCGTTCCTTTTCCAGATGTTTCTGACCCTGTTCCAGATGCCAGAGGCCGGCTTCGGTTCGGGCGTTGAACAATTTCATCCGGTATTCCTGCCGGTCCGGTTTTTTCTCCACAGCTTCGGCGTATTTGGCCACGGCCTGATCGTAGCGGCCTTCACTCAGCAGCTGTTCGCCATCCCGAAAAGCCTGGCGTCCAGCGCAACCGGCCAGGAGAAAGGAGGTCAGTAGGGTGACGGCGACAGTCTTGTGAATATATCTCATCATAAAGCACCTCTTCTTGGCAGGCGTCATTCGGGCATTTTCAGATACGGAACCGAGCCGCTTTCTGTAGGAATCTCGGCAGGCGATTCTTGCGGGGGCGGGCTCTCGGGCAAGGTCAAATCCACCGGCTCTGCTGTGGCCGGCAACGGCTCACGCAGAGGCGCGGAAACCTTGCGTTTGATCCCCAGGGGTTTCCCTGCATTTTTATCCATCAGCGGCAACGTGATCAGACGGTCTTCACCGGTCATGCGAATACTTAGTTGACGGTCAGTCATGCCGACGACGCTGAATTTTTCTCCCGGGCCAAAATGGCTGCCTTGCCTGACCAGATAGAGTTCGGACCCGAGGGAGAGAAAAACCTGTCTGTCTCCGGCTTTTTCCAGCGAGCCCAGGACGGTAAAACGAGGCAGGGGGGCCAGCGGTTGTTGAACCGGTGGCGGAGGCGGGGGAGGGGGTGGCGCGGGCGCCTTCACCTGGGGACGTGCCACCGGCTTGGGGGCCGGGGGCGCCGGGCGATACAAAGGCCCGAAGAGATCTTTTTTCGGGACAGCAAAAGGCTCATCGGCCGGGACCAGCAAATCAAGAAGAACGCGATCGGGATCAACACTTGCTATGGCCGAAGGGCTATCGTTCGCTGCTCTGGCGACGGGCGATTCCCCTTGGGAGATTTTCTGCTGGCGGGGGTATTGAATAATCGCGTAGGCGACAGAGAGGGCGAGCAGGGCAAGCAGGAGCGCGAGCAGGTTTTTTCTGTTCATCGTGCCACCTCCGAGGTGAAGTAGGTGGAGAGGCGTATCTGCATCCTGACGCTTTCCTGCTGTTTTTCACTGCTGCCGCTCAGAGAGAGCTCCTGAATGACAATCAGGCGAGGGGAGTGCTCCAGGGAATGAATGAATTTTTTGAGCTGTCGGTAACTTCCCGAAACCGTAAAAGAAAGAGAATAGACCAGTAACCTTTCTTCGGGTTTTTCCTCGGGATCGTAGGTGATTTGGTCAATTTCCAGGCCGGCGCGGTTGGCGAGTACGGATATGTCGCCGATCAATTCGCTGAATGATTCCTTGTTTGGGATCGCCTCGCGGAAGGATTGCAGATCCTGTCTGCCGCGGGCCAGGATATTTTCTGGAGTGGCCGCGTTTGCCCCTTGCTGGCGGACAAGCCTGGCCTCTGCCTGATTTCTCACCAGTTGTTCTTCCAGGCGTATTACCTTCGGGACAATGACCTGAGTTGCCGTCACGAAAAGGGCGATATTGGCCAAGAGCAGGCCCACCAAAAGGCTCGGCCACAATTTATTCTGCTTCCAGGCGGTCAGAATCAGGTGCTCTCTGCTCATATCAGAAGGCCCCCTTGAGTTCGAGGGAAAAATTCAAAGCCTCGTGGGTGCGTCCGCCTGCATCCTTGATTTCCACCCGGCTCTGAGCGAAGAGGTAGACGTCGGTAAAATGGGGCGAGGCGACGACGCGATCGAGAAAATCCTGCAGAGCCGTCACGTTTTTAGCCACGCCGCTGATTTTGAGAGAACCATCCTTGAATTGAGGCTGAATCGAGCGGATG from Desulfuromonas sp. KJ2020 encodes the following:
- a CDS encoding type 4a pilus biogenesis protein PilO codes for the protein MSREHLILTAWKQNKLWPSLLVGLLLANIALFVTATQVIVPKVIRLEEQLVRNQAEARLVRQQGANAATPENILARGRQDLQSFREAIPNKESFSELIGDISVLANRAGLEIDQITYDPEEKPEERLLVYSLSFTVSGSYRQLKKFIHSLEHSPRLIVIQELSLSGSSEKQQESVRMQIRLSTYFTSEVAR